A single window of Nicotiana sylvestris chromosome 5, ASM39365v2, whole genome shotgun sequence DNA harbors:
- the LOC138869234 gene encoding uncharacterized protein, translated as MVDQEPETSIVDPSKEMEEMDVNAMREEMYKLKQQMAEMYQAWVKGNPPPVYPANPAYIPPSAQPQEPPIVNSSPAFPLYQKCQGTTSHTSQAPPPKQVPCPPPPITLVFVAPPPATLHRSSSEPLLQTHDNQYYPPEPTFKVPEPYPYTPHLDIPTETEKLPKNPEPEEMIRKVKSLEQSFRDMRGLGGQVRVAYKDLCLLPDVQLPAGFKMPKFDLYDGHGDPVAHLRGFCSKMRGAGGRDELLMAYFSQSLSGSALEWYTRQDHSRWYT; from the coding sequence atggtcgaccaggaaccggaAACCAGTATTGTCGATCCATCAAAAGagatggaagaaatggacgttaatgcgatgagggaagaaatgtataagctgaaacagcagatggctgaaatgtaccaagcttgggtgAAGGGgaatccaccaccggtttatcccgccaaccctgcttatatcccaccatcagcccaaccacAGGAACCTCCcattgtgaactcatctccagcctttcccctctaccaaaaatgccaaggcaccacttcccacacctctcaagctccaccacccaaacaagtcccgtgCCCTCCCCCGCCAATTACActtgtttttgtggcacccccacctgctacattacacagatcttccagtgaacccctgcttcaaactcatgacaaccagtactatcccccagaacccaccttcaaagttccagaaccatatccttacactcctcatcttgatattCCGACAGAGACCGAGAAACTGCCCAAGAATCCTGAGcctgaggagatgatcagaaaggtcaaaagcttagagcaatcgttccgagatatgagggggctgggaggCCAAGTacgtgtggcctataaggatttatgtctgttaccagatgttcagttgccagcggggttcaaaatgcccaagtttgatctgtacgatgggcatggcgacCCGGTGGCACACTTAAGAGggttttgtagcaagatgagaggagcaggtggaagagatgaattgctgatggcgtatttcagccaaagtttgagtgggtcagcactagaatggtacaccagacaagatcatagtaGGTGGTACACAtag